TCCCCCGTTTTCCCGGGGTGTCGCGGAGGCCCCGGAGCCAGGAGGGCGGAGGGGCCGCAGCGCCAAGGCGCCCACCGGCAGGATGCCGGTGGACGCCGACCCCGGGAAAGCGGGGGAACGCGAAGAGCCGCGCCCCCGCCAGAAGCAAGGACGAACATGGATCCGTACCGGAGCAACAAAGTGACCCAGGCCATCCTCGAGGTCCTCAGCGAGCTCATCCAGACCTCGGTGAAGGACCCGCGCGTGGGTTTCGTGACCCTCAACCAGGTGAAGCTGAACCGTGACCACTCGGTGGCCGAGGTCTTCTTCTCGGTGATGGGGGAGGAGGCCGATCCGGCCACGAGCCTCAAGGGGCTGAAGAAGGCCAAGGGCTTCCTGCAGAGCCGCCTGTCGCGCACCCTGGGCCTGCGCGCGGCGCCGGACCTGCGCTTCGTGCACGACGACTCGGTGGCCAAGGCCGTCGACATGGGGGCGCTGCTCGACGACCTGAAGGACCAGGGCGAGTTCCTCACCGAGGAGGAGAAGAAGCGCCGCCTGACCCTCGACGACATCGAACCGCCGGTCGAGCTGCTGCGCGGCCTGCGCGCGGGGCAGCGCTTCTGGGTGGTGCCGCACCACAATCCCGATCCGGACGCCATGGGCAGCGCCCTGGCCATGGCCGAGGCCCTGCGGGCCATGGGGCGCGAGGTGCGGGTCATGGGCTACTGCGACCCGCCCATCGGGCTGACGAACCTGCCGGGCTTCGCCGACGTGACCGACTGCGAGGACGCCGACGAGCTCTTCGACGAGGAGCGTCCGGACACGCTGCTGCTGGTGGACTGCCACCGCATCGACCGCTGCGGCCCCCTCGAGGAGACCCTCGAACGCTTCAGCGTCCGCTGGTGCATCGACCACCACCTGGTGAGCGGCCGCAAGGCGCCGGAGCCGGGCTGGGTCGAGGCGCGGGCGTGCTCGTCGTGCACGCTGGTGCACCAGGTCATCACGTCCCTGGGCGAAGGCGACGGCGACGACCCGCCCTTCGACCTCACCCTGGACATGGCGACGAACCTCTACGCCGGGCTGGTGACCGACACCGGCGGCTTCCGCTTCAGCAACACCGTGCCCTTCACCTTCGAGTTCGCACGGCGGCTGAGCGAGCTGGGGGTCGACACGGCGGCGGTGTCGGGCCAGACCCTGCACCGCTACCGGCGCGAGGGCGTGGCCATGCTGCAGCGCGTGCTGGAGACGTTCGCCTACCACGCCGAGGGGCGCATCCTGGTGGCCCACGCCACGCGGGCCATGCTCGACGAGACAGGCGCGGCCATGGGCGACACCGAGGGCTTCGTGAACATCGCCACGGCGGTGGACGGGGTCGAGATCGTGGCCTTCCTCAAGGAGATCGGCGACGACACCTGGCGCGTCTCGCTGCGCTCGCGCACCGGCGACGTGCAGCAGGTGGCGGCGCGGCACGGGGGCGGGGGGCACGCCAAGGCCGCCGGCTGCACCATCGAGGGGGCCGTGGACGAGGT
This sequence is a window from bacterium. Protein-coding genes within it:
- the rbfA gene encoding 30S ribosome-binding factor RbfA produces the protein MTQAILEVLSELIQTSVKDPRVGFVTLNQVKLNRDHSVAEVFFSVMGEEADPATSLKGLKKAKGFLQSRLSRTLGLRAAPDLRFVHDDSVAKAVDMGALLDDLKDQGEFLTEEEKKRRLTLDDIEPPVELLRGLRAGQRFWVVPHHNPDPDAMGSALAMAEALRAMGREVRVMGYCDPPIGLTNLPGFADVTDCEDADELFDEERPDTLLLVDCHRIDRCGPLEETLERFSVRWCIDHHLVSGRKAPEPGWVEARACSSCTLVHQVITSLGEGDGDDPPFDLTLDMATNLYAGLVTDTGGFRFSNTVPFTFEFARRLSELGVDTAAVSGQTLHRYRREGVAMLQRVLETFAYHAEGRILVAHATRAMLDETGAAMGDTEGFVNIATAVDGVEIVAFLKEIGDDTWRVSLRSRTGDVQQVAARHGGGGHAKAAGCTIEGAVDEVAAQLVAELTGTLAS